Proteins encoded together in one Miscanthus floridulus cultivar M001 chromosome 16, ASM1932011v1, whole genome shotgun sequence window:
- the LOC136512052 gene encoding elongation factor 1-alpha-like: MGKEKSHISIVVIGHVDSGKSTTTGHLIYKLGGIDKRVIERFEKEAAEMNKRSFKYAWVLDKLKAERERGITIDIALWKFETTKYYCTVIDAPGHRDFIKNMITGTSQADCAVLIIDSTTGGFEAGISKDGQTREHALLAFTLGVKQMICCCNKMDATTPKYSKARYDEIVKEVSSYLKKVGYNPDKIAFVPISGFEGDNMIERSTNLDWYKGPTLLEALDQITEPKRPSDKPLRLPLQDVYKIGGIGTVPVGRVETGVIKPGMVVTFGPTGLTTEVKSVEMHHEALQEALPGDNVGFNVKNVAVKDLKRGYVASNSKDDPAKEAASFTSQVIIMNHPGQIGNGYAPVLDCHTSHIAVKFSELITKIDRRSGKELEKEPKFLKNGDAGMVKMIPTKPMVVETFSEYPPLGRFAVRDMRQTVAVGVIKSVEKKDPTGAKVTKAAAKKK, encoded by the exons ATGGGTAAGGAGAAGTCCCACATCAGCATTGTGGTTATTGGCCACGTCGACTCTGGCAAGTCAACCACCACCGGCCACCTGATCTACAAGCTTGGAGGCATTGACAAGCGTGTGATCGAGAGGTTCGAGAAGGAGGCCGCTGAAATGAACAAGCGGTCCTTCAAGTACGCGTGGGTGCTCGACAAGCTCAAGGCTGAGCGTGAGAGAGGTATCACCATTGATATCGCTCTGTGGAAGTTCGAGACCACCAAGTACTACTGCACGGTCATTGATGCCCCTGGACACCGTGACTTCATCAAGAACATGATCACTGGTACCTCCCAGGCTGACTGTGCCGTCCTTATCATTGACTCCACCACTGGTGGTTTTGAGGCTGGTATCTCCAAGGATGGCCAGACCCGTGAGCATGCTCTCCTTGCTTTCACCCTTGGTGTGAAGCAGATGATATGCTGCTGCAACAAG ATGGATGCGACCACTCCCAAGTACTCCAAGGCCCGTTACGATGAGATTGTGAAGGAAGTCTCGTCCTACCTCAAGAAGGTTGGATACAACCCTGACAAGATTGCTTTCGTCCCAATCTCTGGTTTTGAGGGTGACAACATGATTGAGAGGTCCACCAACCTTGACTGGTACAAGGGCCCAACCCTGCTTGAGGCTCTTGACCAGATCACCGAGCCCAAGAGGCCTTCAGACAAGCCCCTGCGTCTGCCCCTCCAGGATGTGTACAAGATTGGTGGTATTGGAACTGTACCAGTTGGTCGTGTGGAGACTGGTGTCATCAAGCCTGGTATGGTTGTCACCTTTGGTCCAACTGGCCTGACTACTGAGGTGAAGTCTGTTGAGATGCACCACGAGGCTCTTCAGGAGGCCCTTCCTGGTGACAATGTTGGCTTCAACGTGAAGAACGTCGCTGTGAAGGATCTCAAGCGTGGGTATGTGGCCTCCAACTCCAAGGATGACCCTGCCAAGGAGGCTGCCAGCTTCACCTCCCAGGTCATCATCATGAACCACCCTGGGCAGATCGGCAACGGCTATGCCCCAGTGCTGGACTGCCACACCTCCCACATCGCTGTCAAGTTTTCTGAGCTCATTACCAAGATCGACAGGCGGTCTGGCAAGGAGCTTGAGAAGGAGCCCAAGTTCCTGAAGAACGGTGATGCTGGTATGGTGAAGATGATTCCCACCAAGCCCATGGTGGTTGAGACTTTCTCTGAGTATCCTCCTCTGGGTCGTTTTGCTGTCCGTGACATGAGGCAGACGGTTGCTGTTGGAGTTATCAAGAGCGTGGAGAAGAAGGATCCTACGGGTGCCAAGGTGACCAAGGCTGCTGCCAAGAAGAAATGA